One genomic segment of Paenibacillus xylanexedens includes these proteins:
- a CDS encoding PLP-dependent aminotransferase family protein: protein MERSDSRLNMGWKPNPSLDLPLYRQIEAYVRQKITTGEWSAGYRLPSQRIWAESMGVNRSTLVTALDNLAAAGLIEGRHGGGTYISGSGWHGIAHGATPNWNEAIEEGWYYPNLPEIQQINQAEFRPGIIRLGTGELAPELMPQDAFSDILHSLSQRSRTLNYLEPQGSLELREALSVHLQATGIQASPDSILIVSGSLQALHLISVGLLPRGSAVLLEKPSYLYSIHAFQSAGLKMSGIPMDNEGVHIARLEDAAQHVKDQDHISLLYTIPSFHNPTGSVMSDHRREELMYTARTLGISILEDAAYSDLWLDKPPPSSLKARDQEGRVLHMGTLSKAVSPGLRLGWLVGPEPVIRRLADIKMQTDYGTSSLAQEASALWFAEGHHAGHMERLRPELRRRRDTMLELLQRHFHGIAEWEIPAGGFYIWLQFTVSPLSIRQLFHTCLEQNVLIHPGYLYDRLDASHIRLSYAYASPDEMERGLQCLAEAVHRLIDSSS from the coding sequence ATGGAACGTTCTGATTCTCGGCTAAACATGGGGTGGAAGCCGAATCCCTCTCTCGACTTGCCCTTGTATCGCCAGATTGAAGCCTATGTTCGGCAGAAAATCACAACGGGCGAATGGTCAGCAGGATATCGTCTCCCCTCACAGCGAATATGGGCTGAGTCCATGGGCGTAAACCGCAGTACATTGGTCACTGCCCTTGATAATCTGGCCGCCGCTGGTCTGATTGAAGGCAGACATGGCGGGGGAACTTATATTTCCGGCTCCGGTTGGCATGGCATAGCTCATGGAGCGACGCCCAACTGGAATGAAGCCATTGAGGAGGGCTGGTATTATCCCAACCTGCCCGAGATCCAGCAGATTAATCAGGCTGAATTCAGGCCTGGCATCATACGGCTCGGTACAGGGGAGCTTGCCCCGGAGCTGATGCCTCAGGATGCTTTTAGCGATATTCTACACTCCCTGTCCCAGCGTTCTCGTACACTCAACTACCTGGAACCTCAAGGAAGCCTGGAGCTTCGTGAGGCTTTGTCCGTCCATTTGCAGGCTACTGGCATTCAAGCCTCTCCAGATTCCATACTGATCGTATCGGGTTCTCTTCAGGCACTGCATTTGATTTCGGTCGGACTGCTCCCTCGCGGATCAGCGGTTCTGCTGGAAAAACCGTCGTATCTCTATTCGATTCACGCCTTTCAGTCAGCAGGGTTGAAAATGAGTGGTATCCCGATGGATAACGAAGGCGTACACATTGCACGTCTGGAGGACGCGGCGCAGCATGTCAAAGATCAAGATCACATCTCGCTTCTCTATACGATCCCGAGCTTTCACAATCCCACTGGCTCTGTCATGAGTGATCACCGCCGGGAAGAACTCATGTACACCGCTCGAACATTAGGCATCTCCATACTGGAGGATGCCGCTTACAGTGATCTGTGGTTGGATAAACCTCCTCCGTCATCGCTGAAGGCGCGTGACCAGGAAGGACGGGTGCTGCATATGGGCACCCTGTCAAAGGCAGTCAGTCCTGGACTGCGCCTCGGATGGCTGGTTGGGCCAGAGCCGGTCATTCGCCGTCTCGCCGATATCAAGATGCAGACCGATTATGGTACCAGTTCACTCGCCCAAGAAGCTTCTGCCCTGTGGTTCGCAGAAGGACATCACGCTGGACATATGGAACGCCTTCGCCCTGAACTACGCAGACGCAGAGATACCATGCTGGAGCTGCTTCAACGTCACTTTCATGGTATTGCGGAGTGGGAAATACCCGCTGGTGGATTTTACATCTGGCTGCAATTCACCGTATCCCCTCTCTCTATCCGCCAATTGTTCCATACCTGTCTGGAGCAAAATGTACTAATCCACCCGGGCTATCTGTATGACCGCTTGGACGCAAGTCACATTCGGCTGTCTTACGCCTATGCTTCCCCTGATGAGATGGAACGTGGACTACAATGCCTGGCAGAGGCCGTCCACAGACTTATAGACTCTAGCTCCTGA